One Neoarius graeffei isolate fNeoGra1 chromosome 19, fNeoGra1.pri, whole genome shotgun sequence genomic region harbors:
- the LOC132868084 gene encoding paraneoplastic antigen Ma2-like, producing MEPQSSTVELVKELKEWCKKEELDEAHALMVLIPRETNNTEIEETLGSIKALGRVRVRGRTLSLKRQHFSVLCECKEKVDPTKVPSELSPSGQEDKWRIVISSESLGEEGDFPETPPSASADTLIRAEGDLLSKMAKPSNENSSYRRLRIFSGTVPTPTGEESYEHWIEHAHLMVDESDCSLKEKRRCIMESLKGPALAVVKAVRAADSDVSPMQCLEAIESAFGSAETGEDLYFAFRLLQQQPQENLSDFLRRLELSLTKVIRHGGLPIERANRARVEQLLRGAVHSDMMLVQLKLRERKGNPPSFLELLSEIRSEEEYESSRAKLNSSVKRVQAQPNADESREDIQKLRAELQELRSMFTSMKSAPSQTLADGKECESLTKRTAAETECESEIAALRKQVKSLQKQLESKKSKVSESPATALRVEHTRQHQVRADSSHLAPLMGTSAIAVVKIITIRLSAVMQTIPPK from the coding sequence ATGGAACCTCAGAGTAGCACTGTAGAATTAGTGAAAGAGCTCAAAGAATGGTGCAAAAAGGAAGAGTTGGATGAGGCCCATGCCCTTATGGTGCTTATTCCTAGAGAAACTAATAATACCGAAATTGAAGAAACCTTGGGCTCTATCAAAGCACTCGGCCGAGTGCGGGTGAGAGGACGAACACTCAGCTTGAAGAGGCAGCATTTCTCCGTGCTTTGCGAATGCAAAGAGAAGGTGGACCCCACTAAAGTGCCTTCAGAACTATCGCCAAGTGGGCAAGAGGACAAGTGGAGAATTGTTATCTCGTCTGAAAGCCTTGGAGAGGAAGGTGATTTTCCTGAGACTCCACCGAGTGCCTCTGCTGACACCCTTATTCGTGCAGAGGGTGACTTGTTGTCTAAAATGGCAAAACCCTCAAACGAGAATTCTAGTTATCGACGTTTGAGAATATTCTCTGGGACTGTGCCGACCCCAACCGGGGAGGAGTCATATGAGCATTGGATTGAGCATGCGCATCTGATGGTAGATGAAAGCGACTGTTCCTTAAAGGAGAAGCGAAGGTGTATAATGGAGAGTCTGAAAGGGCCAGCGTTAGCTGTGGTTAAGGCTGTTAGAGCCGCTGATTCCGATGTTAGTCCTATGCAGTGCTTAGAAGCTATTGAAAGTGCTTTTGGATCTGCAGAGACGGGCGAAGACCTATATTTTGCTTTTAGGTTACTACAGCAGCAACCTCAAGAAAACTTGTCTGACTTTCTTAGACGCTTAGAGCTCTCTTTGACAAAGGTAATTCGCCATGGGGGTCTACCAATAGAACGTGCCAATCGTGCTCGAGTGGAACAGCTTCTGAGGGGCGCTGTCCACTCTGATATGATGTTAGTGCAACTCAAACTCAGGGAAAGGAAAGGGAATCCTCCGTCTTTCTTGGAGCTGCTTAGTGAGATTCGAAGTGAAGAAGAGTACGAGTCTTCAAGAGCGAAGCTCAACTCATCTGTCAAGCGTGTGCAGGCCCAGCCTAATGCAGATGAAAGTCGGGAGGACATACAGAAGCTGAGAGCTGAACTGCAAGAACTCAGGTCAATGTTCACCTCTATGAAATCTGCTCCTAGCCAaacactagcagatggaaaagagTGTGAATCACTGACAAAAAGAACTGCTGCAGAGACAGAATGTGAGAGTGAAATAGCTGCCCTGCGAAAACAGGTGAAAAGCCTGCAAAAGCAACTGGAAAGTAAAAAGTCAAAAGTCTCTGAATCCCCTGCTACAGCCCTTAGGGTAGAGCACACTAGGCAGCACCAAGTGAGAGCAGACAGCAGCCATCTGGCCCCTCTGATGGGAACTTCTGCTATCGCTGTGGTGAAGATCATCACTATTCGGCTAAGTGCCGTAATGCAGACAATCCCACCAAAGTGA